A window of the Parabacteroides merdae ATCC 43184 genome harbors these coding sequences:
- a CDS encoding nucleoside recognition domain-containing protein, which yields MVLNYIWIAFFLIAFVVALCKLAIGGDTEVFTHIINASFASAKTGFEISLGLTGVLALWLGIMKIGEKGGVIQAFARLTAPVFSKLFPGIPKDHPATGSIFMCISANLLGLDNAATPMGLKAMKELQELNTQKDSASDPMIMFLCINASGLTLIPVSIMTYRAQMGAANPADVFLPLMLATFSSTLVAILAVCFKQRINILQRNLLLFFGGMIAFIGGLALLFGMMSQQSVSLYSTLFANILLFSIICGFIISGIRKKINVYDTFIEGAKEGFQTAVTIIPYLIAVLVAIAVFRASGAMDFLIDGIRMGVSAAGLDTQFVEGLPTMLMKPLSGSGARGMMLDAMNTYGADSFIGRLCSIVQGSSDTTFYVVALYFGSVGIRNTYYTIPCSLLADLAGAVAAVTMTYLFFT from the coding sequence ATGGTTCTAAATTATATCTGGATCGCTTTCTTTCTGATTGCTTTCGTGGTGGCGCTTTGCAAATTAGCCATCGGCGGAGACACGGAAGTTTTCACCCATATCATCAACGCTTCTTTTGCTTCGGCAAAGACAGGGTTCGAGATATCCCTCGGACTGACGGGAGTCTTGGCTCTTTGGCTCGGCATCATGAAAATCGGGGAAAAAGGGGGCGTGATACAGGCCTTTGCCCGGTTGACGGCACCCGTGTTCAGCAAGCTCTTTCCGGGAATACCGAAAGACCATCCAGCAACGGGTTCTATCTTCATGTGCATTTCCGCCAACCTGTTAGGCTTGGACAATGCCGCCACGCCGATGGGACTGAAAGCCATGAAAGAGTTGCAGGAGCTGAACACGCAGAAGGATTCAGCCAGCGATCCGATGATCATGTTCCTTTGCATCAATGCTTCAGGACTGACACTGATTCCGGTCTCCATCATGACCTACCGGGCACAGATGGGAGCGGCAAACCCGGCTGATGTCTTCCTGCCCCTCATGCTCGCGACCTTCTCTTCTACCCTGGTCGCCATATTGGCGGTCTGCTTCAAGCAACGGATCAACATCCTGCAACGGAACCTGCTGCTTTTCTTCGGCGGGATGATCGCGTTCATCGGTGGTCTGGCCTTGCTTTTCGGGATGATGAGCCAGCAATCGGTCTCCCTCTACTCCACCCTGTTTGCCAACATTTTGCTTTTCTCTATTATATGCGGATTCATTATCAGCGGTATCCGCAAAAAAATCAACGTATACGACACCTTTATCGAAGGCGCAAAAGAGGGTTTCCAGACTGCCGTGACGATCATCCCCTACCTCATCGCCGTATTGGTTGCCATTGCCGTTTTCCGGGCTTCGGGAGCGATGGATTTCCTGATCGACGGCATCCGCATGGGAGTCTCGGCAGCAGGGCTGGACACGCAGTTCGTGGAAGGTCTGCCTACCATGCTGATGAAACCGCTCAGCGGCAGCGGGGCGCGGGGTATGATGCTGGATGCGATGAACACCTACGGCGCGGATTCGTTCATCGGCCGCCTCTGTTCCATCGTGCAAGGATCGAGCGACACGACTTTCTACGTCGTCGCCCTTTATTTCGGCAGTGTCGGAATCCGCAACACCTACTATACGATCCCCTGTTCGCTACTGGCCGATTTAGCCGGGGCGGTGGCAGCGGTCACTATGACGTATCTGTTTTTTACCTAA
- the ybeY gene encoding rRNA maturation RNase YbeY has translation MAIAFYAEDTKLPAIKKRAVGNWVKEVAATYGKKVGDISYIFCSDEKILEVNRQYLQHDYYTDIITFDYTSGDKISGDLFISLDTVKTNSEAFNTPYNEELHRTIIHGILHLCGINDKGPGERELMEANENKALAILPEECRESQLSR, from the coding sequence ATGGCAATAGCATTCTACGCGGAAGACACCAAGCTTCCGGCAATCAAAAAGAGAGCGGTCGGCAACTGGGTAAAGGAAGTTGCCGCCACATACGGTAAGAAGGTCGGCGATATCAGCTACATCTTCTGCTCCGACGAGAAGATTCTGGAAGTAAACCGCCAGTACCTCCAACATGATTATTATACAGATATCATCACGTTCGATTATACGAGCGGCGATAAGATCTCCGGCGACCTGTTTATCAGCCTCGATACGGTGAAGACTAATTCCGAAGCCTTCAACACTCCCTACAACGAGGAACTCCACCGTACCATCATCCACGGTATCCTCCACCTCTGCGGCATCAACGATAAAGGACCTGGGGAACGCGAGCTCATGGAGGCCAACGAAAACAAAGCCCTGGCGATATTGCCGGAGGAATGCCGGGAAAGTCAACTTTCCCGGTAA
- a CDS encoding 6-bladed beta-propeller produces the protein MKGTTIFFLSILLITTGCKRLDQTADDLITVDVTNNSFPKKELALQDFMDVEYIPLETNDDFVNQGFVQAIGKEFILAKNYRDDGDIFVYDRTGKAIRKINRKGQGGEEYISCRSVTLDEENNEMFINDFLARKIKVYDLEGNFKRSIKQKQDGDTQFYLDIFNYDKENLICYDECNQEIPFLLVSKQDGNITKEIRTPFKEKKLFLQLLRHEGGTRAAGPGEYSRIIPFNGNWILLEPSSDTIYTLMPDYNLRPFIVRTPPIHIMNPESFLVLKLVSDRYYFMESIKNVYDFSKEEGFPRTYFVYDTEEKDFFRYIIYNGDYSYKKEFYMVMLTPINSKGELWATINAFDLCEDYKKGKLKGKLKEVAATLEEDDNRVIMLVKHKK, from the coding sequence ATGAAAGGCACAACTATTTTCTTTCTATCTATTCTGTTAATAACGACAGGTTGTAAAAGACTGGATCAAACGGCAGACGACTTGATCACAGTAGATGTAACCAATAATTCTTTTCCCAAAAAGGAACTGGCTCTTCAAGATTTCATGGATGTAGAATATATCCCGCTGGAAACAAACGATGATTTTGTTAATCAAGGGTTTGTGCAGGCTATAGGTAAAGAATTCATATTAGCAAAGAACTATAGGGATGACGGTGATATTTTTGTGTATGACCGGACCGGAAAAGCCATTCGTAAGATAAATCGTAAAGGGCAAGGAGGAGAAGAATACATCTCTTGTAGAAGTGTTACATTGGATGAAGAAAACAATGAAATGTTTATAAACGATTTCTTGGCAAGAAAAATAAAGGTCTATGACTTGGAGGGAAATTTTAAACGAAGTATCAAACAGAAACAAGATGGTGATACCCAGTTTTATTTGGATATATTTAATTACGATAAAGAGAATCTGATTTGTTACGATGAATGCAATCAAGAGATACCATTCCTACTCGTATCGAAGCAAGACGGAAACATAACCAAAGAGATTAGAACCCCATTTAAAGAAAAGAAGCTATTTCTTCAACTTTTAAGACATGAAGGAGGAACGAGAGCTGCCGGACCGGGCGAATACAGTAGAATAATCCCATTCAATGGCAATTGGATTCTATTAGAACCCTCGTCAGACACGATCTACACATTAATGCCCGATTACAATTTGCGGCCGTTTATCGTGCGAACACCTCCTATTCACATTATGAATCCAGAATCTTTCTTGGTTTTAAAGTTGGTTTCCGATCGTTATTATTTCATGGAAAGTATAAAGAACGTATATGATTTCAGCAAAGAAGAAGGCTTTCCGAGAACCTACTTCGTGTACGATACAGAGGAAAAGGATTTCTTCAGGTATATCATATACAATGGCGATTATTCTTATAAAAAAGAATTCTATATGGTCATGCTGACCCCTATCAATTCCAAAGGTGAATTATGGGCAACTATAAATGCTTTCGACCTTTGCGAGGACTATAAAAAAGGGAAGTTGAAAGGCAAACTAAAAGAAGTCGCTGCAACATTGGAAGAGGATGACAACCGGGTGATTATGTTGGTCAAACACAAAAAGTAA
- a CDS encoding sensor histidine kinase codes for MKTTTLLLLLLFLVNSSSAETFIPYTPDSLKKGDWVEIESVHYYPYVAPGIEEKVPWRAENIRRVIFKATVTDLNERTLTLDYTFKSLYDCRNDTGKPGFYYFDSRYRQDFTFDHEMVGKRFLRVTYDRESQKAHTLDRQETTFSYSKNYVPFGVRQAGLSAYPGTTIQDSLPLDKQLAPAVQDILTGWQEDGMPRLAQNMRVIDASFSLPPNTEFTCSYVNFDLSDDLTVHKKIFIAYPTEYKVGKRVTILLTPGDSITQDKELFTTTHKRRYQGRGSEQNNFQYSYRRFADLYESDLYMYPSDLESPDQMKKAFQLRESLFQNVLAKDFKNMDPYWQMVFERSEQYLKGALALHLYMYASDKEVWHKSGLVDWQAPYFVSVNPLIDFAYSMHRPEVANYFYFLNVYTMYKKQELKADNLNLKTQKAKEKYLLNPADDYYLNKHILSGFPKYQVNGMNLQFLMHDKTLAETQEDYNDFIRSCPDTSLTNQLRRAYDKLLPFEAGKNIRESGLMIADSLHLVKGSDRKYILLFLSTREQGLPAPSLQNALDFKKRLESEGLASIVQLELYSKFQSNNAKRVKPFKAISDLQIEELRRKELGTVTILMREDGTILHRQFTNWQFDPSPALEIIQNDLKREDESFNDFLKGFKEGVLGTLLIAAIIGIAYYSRVKGKQKKERNRRRIRELELRAIRSQMNPHFIFNALSSIQNLINRSANQEANKYLIDFSRLLRKVLATSEKKLVPLSDEIEQLQLYLKLEQLRFPFSYSLTVDNNIEPDAIEIPGMLIQPFVENAVKHGIAPRGTGEIIIRLSLQDQLLVIDIIDDGPGMVTETESGFGIRAISNEFEILKDLYNTEIGITIENRQKKESVSGCHVRLSIPL; via the coding sequence ATGAAAACAACAACGCTCCTATTGCTTCTCCTTTTTCTAGTAAACAGCAGTTCGGCTGAAACGTTCATCCCCTATACCCCCGACTCTTTGAAAAAGGGCGATTGGGTGGAAATCGAGTCCGTCCACTACTATCCCTATGTGGCTCCGGGCATCGAAGAAAAGGTTCCCTGGCGGGCGGAAAACATCCGACGAGTCATCTTTAAGGCGACCGTAACGGATCTGAATGAACGTACCCTCACCCTTGATTATACGTTCAAGAGCCTGTACGATTGCAGGAACGATACCGGGAAGCCCGGTTTCTACTATTTTGACAGCCGTTATCGGCAGGACTTCACATTCGATCACGAGATGGTCGGCAAACGGTTCCTGCGCGTCACATACGATCGGGAAAGCCAGAAAGCACATACTTTAGACAGACAAGAAACGACCTTTTCTTACTCGAAAAACTATGTTCCTTTCGGAGTAAGACAGGCAGGGTTGTCTGCCTATCCGGGAACGACTATCCAGGATTCCTTACCCTTGGACAAACAGCTTGCACCGGCGGTACAGGATATCCTGACCGGCTGGCAGGAAGACGGGATGCCTCGGCTGGCACAAAACATGCGGGTCATAGACGCCTCGTTCTCCCTTCCTCCGAATACGGAATTTACGTGTAGCTATGTCAATTTCGACTTGTCTGACGATTTGACCGTCCACAAAAAGATATTCATTGCCTACCCGACAGAATACAAAGTGGGCAAACGGGTGACGATCCTGCTTACTCCGGGGGATTCCATCACGCAAGACAAAGAATTATTTACCACAACACACAAAAGACGTTATCAGGGACGGGGAAGCGAACAAAACAATTTCCAATACAGCTACCGAAGATTCGCCGACCTGTACGAATCAGACCTTTATATGTACCCTTCGGACCTCGAATCTCCCGATCAAATGAAAAAAGCCTTCCAACTCCGCGAATCTTTGTTCCAAAATGTATTAGCGAAAGATTTTAAAAACATGGATCCTTATTGGCAGATGGTATTCGAACGTTCGGAACAGTATCTTAAAGGGGCGCTTGCCCTTCATCTCTATATGTATGCCAGCGATAAAGAAGTTTGGCACAAAAGCGGCTTGGTCGACTGGCAAGCTCCCTATTTCGTCTCGGTCAATCCACTTATCGATTTTGCATACAGCATGCATCGACCGGAGGTCGCTAATTACTTTTATTTTTTGAATGTTTACACGATGTATAAGAAACAGGAATTGAAAGCAGATAACCTGAACCTAAAAACACAAAAAGCGAAGGAAAAATATTTATTGAATCCGGCAGATGATTATTATCTGAATAAACATATCCTCTCCGGCTTTCCCAAATATCAAGTAAACGGAATGAATTTACAATTTTTAATGCACGATAAAACGTTAGCTGAAACTCAAGAAGATTACAACGATTTTATCCGCTCCTGTCCGGATACCAGCCTGACAAATCAGCTTCGAAGAGCATACGATAAACTATTGCCCTTCGAAGCCGGAAAAAATATCCGGGAAAGCGGCCTTATGATAGCCGATAGCCTGCATCTGGTGAAAGGAAGCGACCGAAAATACATCCTGCTGTTTTTATCAACGAGGGAACAAGGTCTTCCAGCGCCAAGCCTTCAAAATGCACTCGATTTCAAGAAACGCCTCGAATCGGAAGGGCTGGCCTCCATCGTGCAACTCGAATTATATTCAAAATTCCAATCTAACAATGCCAAACGGGTAAAGCCTTTTAAAGCTATTTCCGATCTGCAAATAGAAGAATTAAGGCGTAAGGAACTCGGCACCGTGACTATCCTGATGCGTGAAGACGGGACCATCCTCCATCGGCAATTTACGAATTGGCAATTTGATCCCAGCCCCGCCTTGGAAATCATTCAAAACGACCTGAAACGGGAAGACGAATCTTTCAACGATTTTCTAAAAGGATTCAAAGAAGGAGTATTAGGTACGCTTTTAATCGCGGCAATCATCGGTATCGCTTATTATTCCAGGGTGAAAGGGAAGCAAAAGAAGGAACGTAACCGCCGCCGTATCCGTGAACTCGAACTACGCGCCATCCGTTCACAGATGAACCCGCATTTTATTTTTAATGCGCTCAGTTCGATCCAGAATCTGATCAACCGCTCGGCCAATCAGGAGGCGAATAAGTATTTGATCGACTTCTCACGCCTGTTGCGGAAAGTGCTGGCGACTTCCGAAAAGAAACTGGTCCCCCTCTCTGACGAGATCGAACAGTTGCAGCTCTACCTGAAGCTCGAACAGCTCCGTTTCCCCTTCTCCTACTCGCTGACGGTAGACAATAATATCGAACCGGATGCGATCGAGATTCCGGGGATGCTGATACAGCCTTTCGTCGAAAATGCCGTCAAACACGGAATCGCTCCGCGCGGTACGGGAGAAATCATAATTCGATTATCTTTGCAAGACCAGTTGTTGGTTATCGACATCATCGACGATGGTCCCGGAATGGTAACTGAAACGGAAAGCGGCTTCGGTATCCGTGCCATCAGCAACGAGTTCGAGATATTAAAGGATTTGTACAATACGGAAATCGGCATAACGATCGAAAACAGGCAGAAGAAGGAATCTGTTTCCGGTTGCCATGTCCGGCTATCCATCCCTTTATAA
- a CDS encoding LytR/AlgR family response regulator transcription factor, which produces MDTKITAAIVDDEQGNRENLLRMIGNYCPQIRISAICSSVTEARTVLPEAKPDILFLDIRLGDDTGFSLLGSLPEIPFEVIFVTAYDSYAIQAIRFSALDYLLKPIDPEELTHAVDKAVQVVLRKQENKRMQNLLQNTQALDKQKKIALSVADKIEFVEIGSIIRCESESNYTTFYLKSGEKLIVSKTLKEFDELLAPYHFLRVHQSHLINLDEIKSFIKSDGGYIRMKDGASVSISRQRRNYVMEVLKQL; this is translated from the coding sequence ATGGACACCAAAATAACCGCAGCAATCGTAGATGACGAGCAGGGGAACCGGGAGAACCTGCTCCGCATGATCGGGAACTATTGTCCGCAGATCAGGATATCGGCCATTTGCAGCTCCGTCACCGAAGCCCGTACCGTGCTGCCCGAAGCTAAACCGGACATCCTTTTCCTGGATATCCGGTTAGGCGACGACACCGGTTTCTCCCTCTTAGGCAGCCTTCCGGAAATTCCTTTCGAAGTGATTTTCGTTACCGCCTACGATAGCTATGCAATCCAGGCCATCCGCTTCAGTGCGCTCGACTATCTGCTGAAGCCTATCGACCCGGAAGAACTGACGCATGCCGTAGACAAGGCGGTCCAGGTCGTCCTTCGGAAACAGGAGAACAAACGGATGCAGAACCTCCTGCAAAACACGCAAGCATTGGACAAACAAAAGAAAATAGCTCTGTCGGTCGCCGATAAGATAGAGTTTGTAGAAATCGGTTCCATCATCCGTTGCGAATCCGAAAGCAACTACACGACTTTCTATTTGAAATCGGGAGAAAAACTGATCGTATCGAAGACACTCAAGGAGTTTGACGAACTACTGGCCCCTTACCATTTCCTTCGCGTCCACCAATCACATCTGATCAACCTGGATGAAATCAAAAGTTTCATCAAAAGCGACGGTGGATATATACGCATGAAGGACGGAGCCTCGGTCAGCATTTCCCGCCAACGGCGAAACTATGTGATGGAAGTATTAAAACAATTATAA
- a CDS encoding outer membrane beta-barrel protein, with the protein MKKYVLLLGLLIQAVSVLAQETSVGKSIFSVHAGPSWYLGKMIGITNNSDAYRNDLRNGIAWDANYYFLGDKYIFGSFKLAPGLIYQGGRYKNTHDESSDKILMHYFAPQLALFMVKQKYNLSLSTGVGYQHYKDKSFVYGKPRDVSMNKLAYNLSAGGEYRLSPLVGISAKLNWIVTSSESYSVRYHGQKWQVESPELSGGGGCFSQLSLLFGMNLHF; encoded by the coding sequence ATGAAAAAGTATGTACTTTTGTTAGGGCTGTTGATACAAGCTGTGTCGGTTTTGGCCCAGGAGACGTCTGTCGGGAAGTCGATATTCTCCGTTCATGCAGGGCCTTCCTGGTATTTGGGGAAAATGATCGGGATCACGAACAACTCCGATGCTTATCGGAATGATTTGCGGAATGGGATCGCCTGGGATGCCAATTATTATTTCTTAGGAGACAAATATATCTTCGGTTCGTTTAAACTCGCTCCCGGACTTATCTATCAGGGTGGGCGTTATAAAAACACTCATGACGAAAGTTCCGACAAGATCCTGATGCATTATTTCGCGCCTCAGCTTGCCTTGTTTATGGTGAAGCAGAAATACAATCTGTCTTTATCGACTGGGGTGGGATATCAGCATTATAAAGATAAAAGTTTTGTGTACGGCAAGCCGCGGGATGTGTCAATGAATAAACTGGCCTATAATCTGTCGGCGGGAGGCGAGTATCGTCTTTCTCCGCTGGTGGGGATTTCTGCAAAATTGAATTGGATCGTTACCTCCTCTGAGAGCTATTCGGTCAGGTATCACGGTCAGAAATGGCAGGTCGAATCTCCTGAATTGAGTGGTGGCGGAGGATGTTTCTCCCAATTATCCTTATTGTTCGGTATGAATTTACACTTTTAA
- a CDS encoding PH domain-containing protein, producing METRISSSSMDNANKIKTSVMLLLLYGICIFPAWDGNLSVLLGLFAVSSILCMLTRGFMPNRFIVDGEKLVIDAYFRKTYINIEEILSAREVDRLDLGIMIRSFGVGWLFGDLGYFSSTAIGRVKVFARRSDNRILITTSRRGNFIIAPDDPEFIHYLNHAML from the coding sequence ATGGAAACCCGGATATCTTCTTCTTCGATGGACAATGCCAATAAAATAAAAACGTCTGTCATGCTTCTGCTTTTATATGGTATCTGTATATTTCCGGCTTGGGATGGCAATCTGTCTGTTTTGTTAGGTTTGTTTGCCGTCAGTTCGATCCTTTGTATGCTTACTCGAGGATTTATGCCAAACCGTTTTATTGTGGATGGAGAAAAACTGGTGATAGATGCGTATTTTCGGAAGACGTATATAAACATAGAGGAAATCCTTTCGGCTCGCGAGGTCGACCGGCTGGATTTAGGAATAATGATCCGTTCATTTGGTGTCGGTTGGTTGTTTGGTGATCTCGGATATTTTTCTTCTACTGCTATCGGACGTGTAAAAGTTTTTGCCCGGCGTTCTGATAACCGTATTCTGATTACGACTTCCCGCCGTGGTAACTTTATCATTGCACCCGATGATCCTGAATTTATCCATTATCTGAACCATGCGATGCTTTGA
- the mnmG gene encoding tRNA uridine-5-carboxymethylaminomethyl(34) synthesis enzyme MnmG has protein sequence MTFNYDVIVVGAGHAGCEAAAAAANMGSKTLLITMDMNKIAQMSCNPAVGGIAKGQIVREIDALGGYMGIVTDRTAIQFRMLNQSKGPAMWSPRSQSDRARFIECWRGILENLPNLYIWQDTVRELLLDGNTVCGVKTYMGVEFHAKSVVLTNGTFLNGLMHIGRTQIRGGRIAEPAATGLTEQLVSLGIKSERMKTGTPVRIDARSVHFDEMAEQPGENDFHKFSYMDTSHRVLKQLSCWTTFTNEACHAVLREGLPDSPLYNGQIQSIGPRYCPSIETKIVTFADKPQHQLFLEPEGETTQEYYLNGFSSSLPLDIQLRALQQIPAFRDIQIYRPGYAIEYDFFDPTQLHHNLETKLIRNLFFAGQINGTTGYEEAGGQGLVAGINAHINCHGGDPFVLGRDEAYIGVLIDDLVTKGVDEPYRMFTSRAEYRILLRQDDADMRLTEKSYHLGLAKQDRYDLLKEKKASRDAIISFAENYSIKPQYINSGLEALGTTPLAHGCKLIELIPRPQITLENIAELVPAFRTELDKVPVSRKEEIIEAAEILIKYSGYIRREQIIADKINRLENIHIKGKFDYNAIQSLSTEARQKLTRIDPDTIAQASRIPGISPSDINILLVMLGR, from the coding sequence ATGACTTTCAATTACGATGTAATCGTGGTAGGTGCCGGTCATGCAGGCTGTGAAGCCGCAGCGGCAGCCGCCAATATGGGTTCAAAGACGCTTCTCATTACAATGGATATGAACAAGATTGCACAGATGAGTTGCAATCCGGCAGTCGGAGGTATCGCCAAAGGACAGATCGTCCGTGAAATCGATGCCTTAGGCGGATATATGGGAATTGTGACGGACCGGACAGCCATCCAATTCCGTATGCTGAACCAAAGCAAGGGACCGGCCATGTGGAGTCCGCGCTCCCAGAGCGACCGCGCCCGTTTCATCGAATGTTGGCGGGGAATACTGGAAAACCTTCCGAACCTGTACATCTGGCAGGATACCGTACGCGAACTGTTGCTCGACGGAAATACCGTATGCGGCGTAAAGACTTATATGGGAGTCGAGTTCCATGCGAAAAGCGTGGTTCTGACAAACGGGACTTTCCTGAACGGGCTCATGCATATCGGCCGGACACAAATCAGAGGCGGCCGCATAGCCGAGCCGGCGGCAACCGGACTGACCGAACAACTGGTCTCATTAGGCATCAAATCCGAACGGATGAAGACCGGAACACCTGTGCGTATCGATGCACGCAGCGTGCACTTCGATGAAATGGCGGAACAGCCCGGAGAAAACGACTTCCATAAGTTCTCTTATATGGACACTTCGCACCGCGTTTTGAAACAACTTAGCTGTTGGACAACGTTCACCAACGAAGCCTGTCATGCAGTCCTGCGCGAAGGTCTCCCCGACTCCCCGTTGTATAACGGACAAATCCAAAGCATCGGCCCACGTTACTGTCCGAGCATCGAGACAAAAATCGTAACGTTTGCGGACAAGCCACAACACCAACTATTCCTGGAACCGGAAGGTGAAACGACACAGGAATACTACCTGAACGGCTTCTCCTCCTCCCTTCCGTTGGATATCCAGCTACGTGCCTTGCAACAGATACCGGCATTCCGGGACATACAGATCTATCGTCCGGGATATGCTATTGAATATGATTTCTTCGATCCGACGCAGCTCCACCATAATTTGGAAACAAAACTAATCCGCAACCTCTTCTTTGCCGGACAGATCAACGGGACGACCGGATATGAGGAAGCCGGCGGACAAGGATTGGTAGCCGGCATAAACGCACATATCAATTGCCACGGCGGAGATCCGTTCGTTTTAGGACGCGACGAAGCCTACATCGGCGTACTGATCGACGATCTTGTCACAAAAGGCGTAGACGAACCCTACCGTATGTTTACCTCACGTGCAGAATATCGCATTCTGCTCCGCCAGGATGATGCGGACATGCGTTTGACGGAAAAGTCGTATCATCTCGGTTTGGCAAAGCAGGACCGCTACGATTTGTTGAAAGAGAAAAAGGCAAGCCGGGATGCGATTATTTCTTTCGCAGAAAACTACTCCATCAAACCGCAATATATAAACAGTGGTCTGGAGGCGTTGGGCACTACCCCGCTCGCACACGGATGCAAGTTGATCGAACTGATTCCACGTCCTCAGATCACCTTGGAGAATATCGCGGAACTGGTCCCGGCATTCCGGACAGAGCTGGACAAGGTCCCTGTTTCACGAAAAGAAGAGATCATCGAAGCGGCAGAAATATTAATCAAGTATAGCGGCTACATCCGCCGCGAGCAGATCATCGCCGACAAGATAAACCGCCTGGAAAATATCCATATCAAAGGCAAGTTTGACTACAATGCGATCCAGTCTTTGTCTACGGAAGCCCGCCAGAAACTGACACGGATAGACCCAGACACGATAGCCCAGGCAAGCCGTATTCCGGGTATCTCCCCAAGCGACATCAATATCCTCCTGGTGATGCTGGGACGCTAA